One part of the Oceanidesulfovibrio indonesiensis genome encodes these proteins:
- a CDS encoding LamG-like jellyroll fold domain-containing protein produces the protein MPISRNGLVLELLGELDGSTLLDTSDSAHHASTIGNVMVEQGGHPQGNAFVFNGSSAAHLPFEALITGTSPRTVAMWFFRETNTYGGNFETIYNAGSRQTGRWFDITLGSGAVEFLNYGYGEQNDTISFNYAGAWHFVCFQYDGAHKKAWINNSKVVDKSIYLDTGSGYHELAQREGSYRFQGRLARIRIWSRALSDAEVAAVYNESTSLRSTQRNVNTLGPSRADHAMAVGLGDCRSGLAAMNALGMESRRLHATGLGFAVSRPASLSLGTATCPAPAVHALGDQRLQPDAARLGRANHCAMPLVLGGAGRRTIARHVAPLTGTGRAFAVRHPSSLAGAAGHLAWSALDLTDTRTHRRSHSVHVFLDEDEITAAVLECNLDMDLDSPHDSVALVAGRGRSNTDAILDRHRPTGSAATPRLRLDIDGEAHVFLLEKRDERARTIRLAGRSPSALAEPLYATSITLGGGVLASQAAQVLAESCDLDIIWETHDWLLPETWLGSGPPMESLHSLAGAVGAFLRWDGLRQSLAVKEPHRSITSRSDILDFTDKPVLDANESTEHGTGRNAVTVLGHAVDIHLPRLEVEPPPGGLAGHLRGVPATVLAHWPAGRSAATWTWASHGSVASLGEAILWRRRVLTTFVMGRADLGESPIRLERVQWIGASAGSVRLSPGSTQLLCESGRSGVALLDYAIRVQRFLLSGHDVPALVFLVAASVPDRTGVRVIHGSIAAREEDETIEEPLITDQAGAVARGRSHLAWRSRPRRIRTVTLPYTSGLAPGAVIALDHGEHDIAGPCLVRAVRLEARGPKLLHHLELVQWTD, from the coding sequence GTGCCGATTTCCCGAAACGGACTCGTTCTGGAGCTTCTCGGCGAGCTGGACGGGTCCACTCTTCTGGACACGTCGGACTCCGCCCATCATGCCTCCACCATCGGCAACGTTATGGTGGAGCAAGGCGGACATCCGCAGGGCAATGCCTTCGTTTTCAACGGCTCCAGCGCCGCGCACCTCCCGTTCGAGGCACTGATCACGGGCACATCGCCGCGCACGGTCGCCATGTGGTTCTTTCGCGAGACGAACACATACGGGGGGAATTTTGAAACCATCTACAACGCCGGGTCCCGGCAGACAGGCCGCTGGTTCGACATCACCCTCGGGTCCGGGGCGGTCGAGTTCCTGAATTATGGATACGGCGAGCAGAACGACACCATATCCTTCAACTACGCCGGGGCCTGGCATTTTGTATGTTTCCAGTATGATGGAGCGCACAAAAAGGCATGGATCAACAACAGCAAAGTCGTAGACAAGTCCATATATCTGGACACTGGATCCGGATACCATGAGTTGGCCCAACGCGAAGGCAGCTATCGCTTCCAGGGCAGGCTTGCGCGCATCCGAATCTGGAGCCGCGCATTGAGCGATGCCGAGGTGGCCGCGGTCTACAACGAATCCACCTCTCTTCGGTCCACCCAACGCAACGTCAATACGCTGGGGCCGTCCCGGGCGGATCACGCCATGGCCGTCGGTCTCGGCGATTGCCGCAGCGGCCTTGCCGCCATGAACGCGCTCGGCATGGAGTCTCGACGGCTCCACGCCACCGGGCTCGGTTTCGCAGTTTCTCGCCCGGCATCCCTGAGCCTGGGAACCGCGACCTGCCCCGCGCCCGCCGTGCACGCTCTGGGAGACCAACGCTTGCAACCAGATGCGGCAAGGTTGGGTCGTGCGAACCACTGTGCGATGCCCCTTGTGCTCGGCGGCGCAGGCAGGAGGACAATCGCCCGGCACGTCGCGCCGCTCACGGGCACGGGCCGCGCCTTCGCCGTCCGGCACCCATCCTCCCTTGCCGGCGCTGCCGGCCACTTGGCCTGGTCCGCCCTGGACCTGACCGATACGCGCACGCACCGCCGCTCTCACAGCGTCCACGTGTTTCTGGATGAGGACGAGATCACGGCAGCGGTCCTGGAATGCAATCTCGACATGGACCTCGACTCGCCGCACGATTCCGTAGCCCTCGTGGCAGGCAGAGGCAGGTCGAACACGGACGCGATTCTGGATCGGCATCGCCCCACGGGCTCCGCCGCAACGCCGCGGCTGCGCCTCGACATCGACGGCGAGGCCCACGTCTTTCTTCTGGAAAAACGCGATGAACGCGCGCGAACCATCCGACTGGCCGGACGTTCGCCATCCGCACTTGCCGAACCGCTCTACGCGACCAGCATCACCCTGGGAGGCGGCGTGCTCGCCTCGCAAGCGGCGCAAGTGCTGGCGGAATCCTGCGATCTGGACATCATATGGGAAACGCATGATTGGCTGCTGCCGGAAACCTGGCTCGGTTCAGGGCCGCCCATGGAGAGCCTGCACAGCCTTGCCGGCGCCGTGGGAGCATTCCTCCGCTGGGATGGCCTGCGGCAGTCGCTTGCAGTCAAGGAGCCACATCGCAGCATCACGAGTCGGTCCGACATTCTGGACTTCACGGACAAGCCAGTGCTCGACGCGAACGAAAGTACCGAGCATGGCACGGGTCGAAACGCCGTCACGGTGCTCGGCCATGCTGTCGATATCCACCTGCCCCGGCTGGAGGTGGAGCCCCCGCCCGGAGGCCTGGCAGGTCATCTGCGGGGCGTTCCGGCTACCGTGCTCGCGCACTGGCCCGCCGGCCGCTCCGCCGCAACCTGGACCTGGGCCTCCCACGGCAGCGTCGCCTCCCTGGGCGAAGCCATCCTCTGGCGCAGGCGCGTGCTCACAACGTTTGTCATGGGGCGGGCCGATCTGGGTGAGTCGCCCATCCGGCTGGAACGCGTCCAATGGATCGGCGCATCGGCCGGCTCAGTACGCCTCAGCCCGGGCAGCACGCAGCTGCTGTGCGAATCCGGCCGTAGCGGCGTCGCCCTGCTCGACTACGCCATCCGCGTGCAGCGGTTCCTGCTCTCCGGACACGACGTTCCGGCCCTGGTTTTCCTCGTGGCGGCCAGCGTTCCGGACCGCACAGGCGTCCGCGTCATCCATGGCAGTATCGCGGCCAGGGAGGAAGACGAAACCATTGAAGAGCCGCTGATCACGGACCAAGCCGGCGCCGTGGCGCGGGGCAGATCGCACCTTGCCTGGCGCAGCAGGCCCAGGCGCATTCGTACAGTGACCCTGCCGTACACCTCCGGACTCGCTCCAGGAGCGGTCATCGCCCTGGATCACGGCGAGCACGACATCGCCGGCCCCTGCCTGGTCCGCGCGGTGCGTCTGGAAGCCCGCGGGCCTAAACTTCTACACCATCTGGAGCTCGTCCAATGGACAGACTGA
- a CDS encoding class I SAM-dependent methyltransferase — protein METYFDVLCLTREAVSRALRRASDDDSGALLAVDATVGNGRDTLLLAHHVGEGGRVYGFDVQRRGLDIAWQRLTKAGMEQRVTLLHAGHERMAELLPADAQGRVRAVMFNLGYLPGSDKNVVTRPETTRAALAAALSVLAPGGLVSIVAYPAHPGGAKELAAVREWCASLAAPPYKAMEYGMANIPDAKRLFLVTRLR, from the coding sequence ATGGAAACGTATTTCGATGTCCTCTGTCTGACGCGCGAGGCAGTGTCCCGCGCACTGCGCCGAGCGAGTGACGACGATTCCGGCGCGCTCCTGGCCGTGGACGCAACCGTGGGCAACGGCCGCGACACGCTCTTACTGGCCCACCATGTGGGCGAAGGGGGGCGCGTCTACGGGTTTGATGTGCAGCGACGCGGGCTTGATATCGCCTGGCAGCGGCTGACAAAGGCCGGCATGGAACAGCGGGTGACGCTGCTGCACGCCGGCCACGAACGCATGGCCGAGTTGCTTCCGGCCGATGCCCAGGGACGGGTGCGGGCGGTGATGTTCAATCTGGGGTACCTGCCCGGCTCGGACAAGAACGTTGTCACCAGGCCGGAAACCACCCGGGCTGCGCTGGCCGCCGCCCTATCTGTGCTTGCGCCCGGCGGCCTGGTAAGCATCGTGGCCTATCCTGCCCACCCCGGCGGCGCCAAGGAGCTCGCAGCCGTGCGGGAATGGTGCGCCAGCCTTGCCGCGCCGCCGTACAAGGCCATGGAGTACGGCATGGCCAACATACCGGACGCCAAGCGGCTCTTCCTCGTCACCCGGCTGCGGTGA
- a CDS encoding nickel/cobalt transporter, translated as MCTLVVCMLLAAAAQPPYAHAANPFIQSRGEKAERDAEVRDGSAMPAVLAPYLTPLLQTISASQQVLRNRLVGFGRAMHERPYGRAFWLFLGAAFVYGIVHAAGPGHGKAFACAYFASRPASLSDAGMFSAIAMATHVFSAAALVLGGAYVLSMSGALVVEQYGAWLVTASYGLLALVGLVFAVHAVRELRRNWNPRSGCPVDVPAKKRGGLVATAVAVGIAPCPGAAIVLVYALTQGLLLQGMAAMVAIAVGMSVTTTVVAYVSLMARRGMTAAARGRQTLLARGHGLLTLMGSLALLCAGALLLFGQLAR; from the coding sequence ATGTGCACTCTCGTGGTGTGCATGCTGCTTGCCGCGGCGGCGCAGCCCCCGTATGCGCATGCCGCCAATCCCTTCATCCAGAGCAGGGGCGAGAAGGCGGAGAGGGACGCCGAGGTCCGGGACGGCTCGGCCATGCCGGCCGTGCTCGCGCCATATCTGACGCCCCTGCTGCAAACGATTTCCGCGTCCCAGCAGGTCCTCAGGAACAGACTCGTGGGGTTCGGCCGGGCCATGCACGAGAGGCCATACGGACGTGCGTTCTGGCTCTTCCTCGGTGCTGCGTTCGTGTACGGCATTGTCCACGCTGCCGGACCGGGACATGGTAAGGCGTTCGCCTGCGCGTATTTTGCAAGCCGGCCTGCCAGCCTGAGCGATGCCGGCATGTTCAGCGCCATCGCCATGGCCACTCACGTGTTCTCGGCCGCGGCGCTGGTCCTGGGCGGGGCGTATGTGCTGAGCATGTCCGGCGCGCTGGTCGTGGAGCAGTACGGAGCGTGGCTGGTGACGGCGAGCTACGGCCTGCTCGCGCTGGTGGGGCTGGTCTTTGCAGTACACGCCGTGCGGGAACTCAGGCGGAACTGGAACCCGAGGTCGGGATGTCCTGTGGATGTCCCGGCAAAAAAACGAGGCGGGCTCGTGGCAACGGCTGTGGCAGTGGGGATCGCGCCGTGTCCGGGCGCGGCGATCGTGCTCGTCTATGCGCTCACGCAGGGGTTGCTGCTTCAGGGCATGGCCGCCATGGTCGCCATTGCCGTGGGGATGAGCGTGACCACGACGGTGGTCGCCTACGTCTCACTCATGGCGCGCAGGGGAATGACTGCGGCGGCGCGCGGCAGGCAAACACTGCTCGCCCGCGGACACGGGCTGCTCACGCTCATGGGGTCGCTGGCCCTGCTGTGCGCGGGCGCGCTGCTTCTGTTCGGGCAACTGGCAAGGTAA
- a CDS encoding DUF1007 family protein, which produces MHRVVRVLACCLFLLALPAAAAAHPHAFIEAHVAFRFDEQGLAGFEQRWRLDPMLTATLLDLVDADRDRRLSADELVELDDISMGSLKDFSFFTFVLIDGQKFEVASKSEFTAYMEDDCMIYEFFIPCRVHASDTAKTVKVAIYDPTFFSFVALVDKDGGAGIDPTQDPLFGDPMAQAAPGDYERFIDATGFERQDVEPAFSGPVDAFAVEASLEPAEDMAYFEGLIIPDAFVVAFSST; this is translated from the coding sequence ATGCATCGTGTCGTACGCGTTCTGGCGTGCTGTTTGTTCCTGCTTGCCCTGCCTGCTGCGGCGGCAGCCCACCCCCATGCCTTTATCGAGGCGCATGTGGCATTCCGGTTCGACGAACAGGGCCTTGCCGGATTCGAGCAGCGCTGGCGGCTCGATCCCATGCTCACGGCGACGCTTCTCGATCTGGTGGATGCCGACCGCGACCGCAGGCTGAGTGCGGATGAGCTCGTCGAGTTGGACGATATCAGCATGGGGAGTCTCAAGGACTTCAGTTTCTTCACGTTCGTGCTTATTGACGGGCAGAAGTTCGAGGTCGCCTCCAAAAGCGAGTTTACGGCCTATATGGAAGACGACTGCATGATCTACGAGTTCTTCATACCCTGCCGTGTGCATGCCTCGGACACAGCGAAAACAGTGAAGGTGGCCATATACGACCCCACGTTCTTCTCGTTCGTCGCCCTGGTGGATAAAGACGGCGGCGCAGGGATCGACCCGACGCAGGATCCGTTGTTCGGGGACCCCATGGCCCAGGCCGCGCCTGGCGACTACGAACGCTTCATCGACGCCACGGGGTTCGAGAGACAGGACGTGGAGCCCGCATTTTCCGGCCCTGTGGACGCCTTTGCGGTTGAAGCGAGCCTGGAGCCGGCCGAGGACATGGCGTACTTCGAGGGGCTGATAATTCCAGACGCGTTTGTAGTCGCTTTCAGCTCGACATAG
- a CDS encoding ABC transporter permease — MTFELFVALRNLLSRRKHAFISFISFISVAGVALGVATLIVVFGIMNGLSDDLKKRILGVNAHVLVLSMSQTVNDYEDVVNRLNGVEGVTAAVPFIYSEVMVSGLAGVKGAVLRGVEPESLAEVLALEEAAAGGAAARTREAFDGLKGNGLPGVMIGWELAKTLQAEPGDRLYLMGQWSGGTGLDTGSFAPRVRIFELAGTFRTGLYDYDSSVAYIGLEQAARLLGYPPDRVTGIEVRVDDVYNADVIAQRVSRELGPPYYTRNWMELNTDLFATLKLEKAGMMLVLIVIILLAAFSIVTTLVLLVMEKGRDIAVLMALGARRNSIGRIFVYQGALIGVIGTVIGFAVGVSLALLLKRYQFVQLPEGVYTSDTIPVLLDWLDLTIVGLAPLVFCFLATLYPARKASALDPSERLRGR, encoded by the coding sequence ATGACATTCGAGCTTTTCGTCGCCCTGCGCAATCTCCTGTCCCGGCGCAAGCACGCCTTTATTTCATTCATCTCGTTTATCTCGGTGGCCGGGGTCGCCCTGGGCGTGGCAACGCTCATCGTGGTCTTCGGCATCATGAACGGCCTGAGCGACGACCTGAAAAAGCGAATCCTGGGCGTCAATGCGCATGTGCTCGTGCTCTCCATGAGCCAGACCGTGAACGACTACGAGGACGTGGTGAACCGGCTGAACGGCGTGGAAGGAGTGACGGCGGCGGTGCCGTTCATCTACTCGGAGGTCATGGTTTCAGGGCTGGCCGGTGTGAAGGGAGCGGTGCTGCGCGGCGTTGAGCCGGAAAGCCTGGCCGAGGTACTGGCCCTGGAAGAGGCCGCCGCTGGCGGAGCCGCTGCCAGAACGCGCGAGGCGTTCGATGGTCTGAAAGGCAACGGGCTGCCCGGGGTCATGATCGGTTGGGAGCTGGCAAAGACTCTGCAAGCCGAACCGGGCGACCGTCTGTATCTCATGGGTCAGTGGAGCGGCGGCACCGGCCTGGATACCGGCAGCTTCGCCCCGCGGGTGCGGATATTCGAGCTGGCCGGCACCTTCCGCACCGGCCTGTACGACTACGATTCCTCGGTAGCCTACATCGGTCTGGAGCAGGCGGCGAGGCTTCTGGGCTACCCGCCGGACCGCGTCACCGGCATCGAGGTGCGCGTGGACGACGTGTACAATGCCGACGTGATCGCCCAGCGCGTAAGCAGGGAGCTCGGTCCGCCGTATTACACCCGGAATTGGATGGAGCTGAACACGGATCTCTTCGCCACGCTCAAACTGGAGAAGGCGGGGATGATGCTCGTGCTCATCGTCATCATCCTGCTCGCGGCGTTCTCCATCGTGACCACGCTCGTGCTGCTTGTCATGGAGAAGGGCAGGGACATCGCCGTGCTCATGGCGTTGGGGGCGCGCCGCAACTCCATCGGCCGGATCTTCGTATATCAGGGCGCGCTCATCGGCGTCATCGGCACGGTCATCGGCTTCGCCGTCGGCGTGAGCCTGGCCCTGCTGCTCAAGCGATACCAGTTCGTCCAGTTGCCGGAGGGCGTCTACACGTCGGACACCATTCCTGTTCTGCTGGACTGGCTGGACCTGACCATCGTGGGACTGGCGCCGCTCGTGTTCTGCTTCCTGGCCACGCTGTACCCGGCGCGCAAAGCTTCCGCCCTGGATCCGAGCGAACGGCTTCGCGGACGCTGA
- a CDS encoding PAS domain-containing hybrid sensor histidine kinase/response regulator, giving the protein MPDNTGADRKELERELAIAQARVAELEQRLSLDSPQTSSDQTCIPPFSQRLLARSGVVFWTRDVESGQFMFVSGAAMDCLGYTAEQLIHNADLLSDRMHPIEAPAGWEHADFENPYDIREEELRYFHPDGDIRRLRSCAQGAFDDQGRLIRTMGILEDITRHRQDIDSSMEYSNMLQSVLDSIQSAIFLLDAEGRYVFVNKHYADLFDVDSNEIVGKIPAAVHDPSTVKEFLRTDRIVVDTGRPFTVHESLPVHDEMRNFLTTKSPVFDENGLVAGICGIAMDITEQKSLENTLRETSGLLESIMDYSSSYIVIKNSRGEYVRVNRAFANDLETTPEDLAGWTDFEIFDHEQALHLRGIEERVLDTLEPYVFEHTRTIGGTSHHLLITCFPLPDGDGVPSGVCLIATDITDQHAAAEAIAANERRFRAILDSVDRIAIQGYDEARRVIFWNPSSERLYGFTSEEALGRQLESLIIPDHMRNEVLDAHNRWLNEGTPIPSGELVLRDKNGNDVEVYSSHVMYETLDDRRELYCVDVDLTEIKRMERELIKARDVAESASRAKSEFLANMSHEIRTPLNGIMGMLQLMGSDDLSGEQSRFLDIALTSCRNLTRLLSDILDLSRVEAGKMELVEEEFSLNEIIETLRPTYGDEARRRGIDLHIVVEDGFPDILIGDPVRLRQVLMNLVGNAIKFTEHGSVTLDVQGARGNEPQAFTMVAAVRDTGIGISNEKLSEIFEPFAQLEPAFKRKFQGAGLGLSIVKRLLQLMGGFLTIESEPGVGTTIQFSAPFRIAGDQQPADNPPQALSDDSMRLLLVEDDPVNSMVLRKLLEREGYAVREAPGGQRALELLAEQPVDLILMDIQMPGMNGIEATRRIRSGDVPGLDPRIPIIALTAYAMAGDRETLLQAGMDEYVAKPVDISYLRAILKRFSMQTD; this is encoded by the coding sequence ATGCCTGACAATACCGGCGCGGACCGAAAAGAACTCGAGCGCGAACTGGCCATTGCGCAAGCGCGCGTCGCAGAGCTCGAGCAGCGTTTGTCGCTCGATTCCCCCCAGACTTCTTCGGACCAGACCTGCATACCTCCGTTCAGCCAGAGACTTCTCGCCCGTTCCGGCGTGGTCTTCTGGACGCGTGATGTCGAATCCGGCCAGTTCATGTTTGTGAGCGGCGCCGCCATGGATTGCCTCGGTTACACGGCGGAGCAACTCATCCACAATGCGGACCTGCTCTCCGACAGGATGCACCCGATCGAGGCGCCGGCAGGATGGGAACACGCCGATTTCGAAAATCCGTACGACATCCGAGAGGAAGAACTTCGATACTTCCATCCGGACGGCGACATACGGCGACTCCGGTCCTGCGCTCAGGGCGCATTCGACGACCAGGGCCGTCTGATTCGCACCATGGGCATCCTCGAAGACATAACGCGCCACCGCCAGGATATTGATTCGAGCATGGAATATTCGAACATGCTCCAGAGTGTGCTGGACTCCATCCAGAGCGCCATTTTTCTTCTGGATGCCGAAGGCCGGTACGTTTTCGTCAACAAACACTATGCCGACCTTTTCGACGTCGACAGCAATGAGATAGTCGGCAAGATTCCGGCAGCGGTCCACGACCCCAGCACAGTGAAGGAATTTCTGAGAACGGACCGGATCGTCGTAGACACAGGGCGTCCCTTCACGGTGCATGAATCCCTGCCGGTACACGACGAGATGCGAAACTTCCTCACCACCAAATCCCCGGTTTTCGATGAAAACGGACTGGTGGCGGGCATCTGCGGCATAGCCATGGACATCACCGAGCAGAAAAGCCTGGAAAACACCCTCCGCGAAACGTCCGGACTGCTCGAATCCATCATGGACTACTCTTCCTCGTACATCGTCATCAAAAACTCACGGGGCGAATATGTACGCGTGAACAGGGCGTTCGCCAACGACCTGGAAACCACTCCCGAGGACCTTGCCGGCTGGACCGATTTCGAGATCTTCGATCATGAGCAGGCGCTGCACCTCCGCGGCATAGAGGAACGGGTGCTCGACACCCTGGAGCCATATGTCTTCGAGCACACCCGGACCATCGGCGGAACGAGCCACCATCTGCTCATCACATGCTTCCCCCTGCCCGATGGTGACGGCGTGCCCAGCGGCGTCTGCCTCATCGCCACGGACATCACCGACCAGCACGCGGCTGCCGAGGCCATCGCCGCCAACGAACGGCGCTTCCGCGCCATTCTCGATTCTGTGGACCGCATCGCCATACAAGGCTACGACGAAGCACGCCGCGTCATCTTCTGGAACCCCTCCAGCGAACGGCTGTACGGCTTCACGTCCGAGGAAGCCCTGGGCCGGCAGCTCGAGAGCCTCATCATTCCGGACCATATGCGCAACGAGGTGCTCGACGCCCACAACAGGTGGCTGAACGAGGGTACTCCCATACCTTCCGGCGAACTCGTGCTGCGCGACAAGAACGGCAACGACGTGGAGGTCTACTCCTCTCATGTGATGTATGAAACGCTGGACGACCGCCGGGAGCTTTACTGCGTGGACGTGGACCTCACCGAAATCAAACGCATGGAGCGCGAACTCATCAAGGCCAGGGATGTCGCCGAATCCGCCAGCCGCGCCAAAAGCGAATTCCTGGCCAACATGAGCCACGAGATTCGCACGCCCCTCAATGGCATCATGGGCATGCTTCAGCTCATGGGATCGGACGATCTCTCCGGCGAGCAGTCTCGATTTTTGGACATCGCCCTCACCTCCTGCCGCAACCTCACCAGGCTGCTTTCGGATATTCTGGACCTCTCACGCGTGGAGGCCGGCAAGATGGAGCTTGTGGAGGAAGAGTTCTCCCTGAACGAAATAATCGAAACGCTCCGCCCCACCTATGGCGACGAGGCCCGCCGCAGAGGCATCGATCTGCACATAGTGGTTGAAGACGGCTTTCCCGACATACTCATCGGCGACCCCGTCCGGCTGCGGCAGGTGCTCATGAATCTTGTAGGAAACGCCATCAAGTTCACGGAACACGGATCTGTCACTCTGGACGTGCAGGGAGCCAGAGGCAACGAACCGCAAGCATTCACCATGGTAGCCGCCGTCAGGGACACGGGCATCGGCATCTCCAATGAAAAGCTCTCCGAGATTTTCGAGCCCTTCGCCCAGCTGGAGCCGGCCTTCAAGCGCAAGTTCCAGGGCGCTGGCCTCGGCCTGTCCATCGTCAAGCGGTTGTTGCAACTCATGGGCGGCTTCCTGACCATCGAAAGCGAGCCCGGAGTAGGCACCACCATCCAGTTTTCCGCCCCGTTCCGCATTGCCGGCGATCAACAGCCGGCGGACAACCCGCCACAGGCTCTCTCGGATGACAGCATGCGGCTGCTCCTCGTGGAGGACGATCCCGTCAACAGCATGGTGCTGCGCAAACTTCTGGAGCGTGAAGGATATGCGGTGAGGGAGGCCCCGGGCGGCCAACGAGCACTGGAGCTGCTCGCGGAACAGCCCGTGGACCTGATCCTCATGGACATCCAGATGCCTGGCATGAACGGCATAGAGGCGACGCGGCGCATACGAAGCGGCGACGTGCCGGGGCTGGACCCCCGCATTCCGATCATAGCGCTTACTGCCTACGCTATGGCCGGAGACCGCGAAACCCTCCTCCAGGCTGGCATGGACGAGTACGTCGCCAAGCCCGTGGACATCAGCTATCTGCGGGCCATACTTAAACGTTTCAGCATGCAGACGGACTAG
- a CDS encoding DNA adenine methylase: MTTNEHPTPTRPALNYHGGKWRLASWIIDHFPNHDRYVEPFCGAGSVLLRKTRSAFELINDLDGEVVNLFAVLRDPAAARELERAIRLTPFARSEFLAAYDHADAPVERARRLIVRSLMGFGSASCNPGFRTSFRASSRTRRLGYAGEWISYPDNILLFTDRLQGVVVEHKPAVEVIRAQDSAETLFYVDPPYPHETRHKAAPKRSYAHDMDNAAHEELAECLHAARGMVVLSSYPSALYDRLYAGWHRVTRTAWADGARRRTEGIWLSPSAYQALRRIEAA; this comes from the coding sequence ATGACCACGAACGAACACCCCACGCCCACGCGCCCGGCTCTCAACTACCATGGCGGCAAATGGCGGCTGGCCTCCTGGATCATCGACCATTTCCCCAATCACGACCGCTATGTGGAACCGTTCTGCGGCGCCGGTTCGGTTCTTTTGCGCAAGACCCGCTCGGCCTTCGAGCTCATCAACGACCTGGACGGCGAAGTGGTCAACCTCTTTGCCGTGCTGCGGGACCCGGCCGCGGCGCGGGAACTGGAACGCGCCATACGGCTCACACCGTTCGCCCGCTCGGAGTTCCTGGCTGCCTACGACCACGCGGACGCCCCCGTGGAACGGGCGCGGCGGCTCATCGTCCGCTCGCTCATGGGTTTCGGTTCGGCGTCCTGCAATCCCGGATTCCGCACGAGCTTCCGCGCCTCATCGCGAACCCGCCGCCTGGGATACGCCGGAGAATGGATATCCTACCCGGACAACATCCTGCTCTTCACCGACAGGCTCCAGGGCGTGGTGGTGGAGCACAAGCCCGCCGTGGAGGTGATTCGCGCTCAGGACTCGGCGGAAACGCTATTCTACGTGGACCCGCCCTACCCCCACGAGACCCGGCACAAGGCCGCGCCCAAGCGGTCCTACGCGCACGACATGGACAACGCCGCGCACGAGGAACTGGCGGAATGCCTGCACGCGGCGCGCGGCATGGTGGTGCTCTCCTCCTATCCCTCGGCCTTGTACGACAGACTGTATGCCGGCTGGCATCGTGTGACCCGAACGGCCTGGGCGGACGGCGCGCGCCGCAGGACTGAAGGCATCTGGCTCTCCCCCAGCGCATACCAGGCCCTGCGCCGGATAGAGGCGGCATAG
- a CDS encoding carboxypeptidase-like regulatory domain-containing protein, producing MTDPARNTLIEFIGPDESRTPFLSLEKVEDAAPGVFRVYASSRNYALRSSHSTPRRTAAQDIMRVRELLVFDGSRMERLRYPLAGQLRHRWLGNQGPSVIFPGAGGTQAWLESETVGVLEVQYITCFDRWEVQTPHPVAVVATLGDAQTSLLLDPKLPVEAGWIEAISGNWSHEDWDEKDEASDITVRVVNYCSGATVAGADVWLDGAHLRTNSEGEAVFRGVRSGSHSIRAAKAGYIDTNKDTLDNERFTI from the coding sequence ATGACTGATCCCGCACGCAATACGCTCATAGAGTTCATCGGCCCGGACGAGTCGCGCACGCCGTTCCTGTCACTGGAAAAGGTAGAGGACGCGGCGCCCGGCGTCTTCCGCGTCTACGCCTCGTCCCGCAACTATGCGCTCCGCAGCAGCCACAGCACGCCCCGCCGCACCGCCGCGCAGGACATCATGCGCGTCCGCGAGTTGCTCGTGTTTGACGGCTCGCGCATGGAACGCCTGCGCTACCCCCTTGCCGGTCAACTGCGCCACCGCTGGCTCGGCAACCAGGGGCCGTCCGTGATCTTCCCCGGCGCCGGCGGAACGCAGGCCTGGCTGGAATCCGAAACCGTGGGCGTACTGGAAGTCCAGTACATTACCTGCTTCGACCGCTGGGAAGTGCAAACCCCGCACCCCGTCGCGGTTGTGGCCACGCTGGGCGATGCGCAGACATCTCTGCTCCTCGATCCAAAGCTGCCCGTGGAAGCCGGGTGGATCGAAGCGATCTCCGGCAACTGGTCCCACGAGGATTGGGACGAAAAGGACGAGGCCTCGGACATCACCGTGCGAGTGGTGAACTACTGCAGCGGCGCTACCGTGGCCGGTGCGGACGTCTGGTTGGACGGCGCGCACTTGCGCACCAACTCCGAGGGTGAAGCGGTTTTCCGAGGAGTCCGGTCCGGAAGCCATTCCATACGCGCGGCAAAAGCCGGCTACATCGACACGAACAAAGACACCCTGGACAACGAGCGGTTCACCATATGA
- a CDS encoding STAS domain-containing protein yields the protein MAQPEARARIRQLREEDALQLEATSTDGVTVVRMQARELAFAVCEEFQKGMEKLMESGNTMLLIDFETIEFMDSMGIGTLIALRNKAHERGGELGLARIADPVHKVLRITQLHKVFPIYDDLESGVQALRNR from the coding sequence ATGGCCCAACCTGAGGCTCGCGCCAGGATCAGACAGCTCCGAGAGGAAGACGCATTGCAATTGGAAGCGACCAGTACGGATGGTGTGACCGTGGTCCGGATGCAGGCCCGGGAGCTCGCATTCGCCGTGTGCGAGGAGTTCCAGAAGGGGATGGAAAAGCTGATGGAGTCCGGCAACACAATGCTGCTCATTGATTTCGAAACCATCGAGTTCATGGACTCCATGGGCATCGGCACGCTCATCGCCCTGCGGAACAAAGCCCATGAGCGCGGCGGCGAGCTCGGTCTGGCGCGGATAGCCGATCCTGTTCACAAGGTTCTGCGCATCACCCAGCTGCACAAGGTGTTCCCCATCTACGACGATCTGGAGTCCGGCGTTCAGGCCCTCCGGAATCGCTGA